From one Planococcus citri chromosome 3, ihPlaCitr1.1, whole genome shotgun sequence genomic stretch:
- the LOC135839929 gene encoding very long chain fatty acid elongase AAEL008004-like — protein sequence MNYFARFYKYANEEITDPRTKDWLFVSSPSTILFIILLYLFVVRKLGPKFMKNRKPYNVDGVMIVYNILQIFLSSFIVIEIIRSYFVKTKPNLFCDAVNTSTEEIYLYHAFIVQLYFFAKLLELFDTIFFILRKKWNQISTLHVFHHSGMVFVGWVAIKYVPGGHSMLTLALNSFVHIVMYIYYLLLSVNPNLRTSIWWKKHITQLQLTQFFIILFHHLSAFIVNCGYPKTVSFWVLNHIIFIAALFTDFYVRTYI from the exons ATCCTCGCACCAAAGATTGGTTATTCGTTAGTTCGCCTTCGACAATATTATTCATCATACTTCTGTACTTATTCGTCGTACGCAAACTTGGCCccaaattcatgaaaaatcgaaaaccttACAACGTCGATGGAGTTATGATAGTTTATAACattcttcaaatatttttatcgtCTTTCATCGTAATAGAG ATAATCAGATCGTACTTTGTGAAAACAAAGCCAAATTTGTTTTGCGATGCTGTTAATACATCGACAGAGGAAATTTACTTATAC caCGCGTTCATCGTTCAGTTGTATTTTTTCGCCAAGTTGTTGGAGTTATTTGATACG ATATTCTtcatattgagaaaaaaatggaatcaaataTCGACCTTGCATGTTTTCCATCATTCGGGGATGGTTTTTGTTGGATGGGTAGCCATTAAATATGTACCAG GTGGTCACAGCATGTTAACCTTAGCCTTAAACTCATTCGTACACATTGTTATGTACATTTATTATTTGTTACTGAGCGTGAACCCTAATCTAAGAACTTCGATTTGGTGGAAAAAGCACATAACTCAATTGCAACTG actcaatttttcataattttattccaTCACTTATCAGCTTTCATAGTGAATTGCGGTTACCCGAAGACGGTTTCATTTTGGGTTCTGAACCATATCATTTTCATCGCAGCCTTGTTTACAGATTTCTACGTGCGAACGTATATTTAA